A stretch of Lysobacter sp. K5869 DNA encodes these proteins:
- a CDS encoding site-specific DNA-methyltransferase produces MTLQIEQRAIGVLIPYARNARTHSDAQVAQIAASIVEFGWTNPILVDGANGVIAGHGRLLAARQLGLDTVPVIELAHLSPAQKRAYILADNRLAENAGWDDELLALELAELRDADFDLDLLGFSDEEIDELLGAGDDAGLTDEDAAPEPKPDPVSKRGDVWICGNHRVICGDATAADDYAALLGDELIDMAFTDPPYNVDYGNNPRDKIRGTQREILNDNLGTDFGAFLESACRRILDVTKGAVYIAMSSSELDRLQVAFRAAGGRWSDFIIWAKNQFVMGRADYQRQYEPILYGWREGNDRFWCGARDQGDVWFIDRPRKSELHPTMKPVALVERAIRNSSKSRDLVLDPFGGSGTTMIACEKAGRRARLLELDPKYVDVIVRRWQDFTGQQATRASDGVAFLTADAAVEDAA; encoded by the coding sequence GTGACCCTCCAGATCGAGCAGCGCGCCATCGGCGTGCTCATTCCGTATGCGCGCAACGCGCGCACGCACTCCGACGCGCAAGTCGCGCAGATCGCCGCAAGCATCGTGGAGTTCGGCTGGACGAATCCGATCCTGGTCGACGGCGCCAACGGCGTGATCGCCGGTCACGGCCGGCTGCTTGCCGCGCGCCAACTGGGCCTGGACACTGTGCCGGTGATCGAGCTCGCTCATCTGAGCCCTGCTCAGAAGCGCGCTTACATCCTGGCGGACAACCGCCTGGCTGAGAATGCGGGCTGGGACGATGAGCTGCTGGCGTTGGAACTGGCGGAACTACGCGACGCCGACTTCGACCTGGACCTGCTCGGCTTCTCAGATGAGGAGATCGATGAGTTGCTGGGGGCTGGCGACGATGCGGGCCTGACCGACGAGGATGCCGCGCCCGAACCAAAGCCCGACCCAGTATCCAAGCGGGGCGACGTCTGGATTTGCGGCAACCACCGCGTGATCTGCGGTGACGCAACGGCGGCGGACGATTACGCGGCGCTGCTCGGCGACGAGCTGATTGACATGGCGTTCACCGATCCGCCCTACAACGTGGACTACGGCAACAACCCGCGCGACAAGATCCGGGGGACGCAGCGCGAGATTCTCAACGACAACCTAGGCACCGACTTCGGCGCCTTCCTCGAAAGCGCGTGCCGCCGGATTCTCGACGTTACCAAGGGCGCGGTCTACATCGCCATGTCGTCGTCCGAGTTGGATCGCCTGCAGGTCGCTTTCCGCGCCGCGGGCGGCCGCTGGTCCGATTTCATCATCTGGGCGAAGAACCAGTTCGTGATGGGACGGGCTGACTACCAGCGCCAGTACGAGCCCATCCTCTACGGCTGGCGCGAAGGCAACGACCGCTTCTGGTGCGGCGCGCGCGATCAGGGCGACGTGTGGTTCATCGACCGCCCGCGCAAGAGCGAGCTGCATCCGACCATGAAGCCGGTGGCGCTGGTCGAGCGCGCGATCCGCAACAGCAGCAAGAGCCGCGACCTGGTACTCGACCCGTTCGGTGGCTCGGGCACGACCATGATCGCCTGCGAGAAGGCCGGGCGCCGCGCGCGGCTGCTCGAACTGGACCCCAAGTACGTCGATGTCATTGTCCGGCGCTGGCAGGATTTCACCGGCCAGCAGGCGACGCGGGCGTCGGACGGCGTCGCGTTCCTCACCGCGGATGCGGCGGTCGAGGACGCCGCCTAA
- a CDS encoding Swt1 family HEPN domain-containing protein, translating to MDAEQSLKDLENSLRDFAEFILRRKYGHSWISSLKISPERLRSWQERKSVEAKRLPGEALEDRLLYYADFYDLRTIVTKHWEDGFSEAFPEKRWVEVLLAEMERLRDPSAHSRELTDYQKHLVCGISGLIRTRIMKFRGARDDMHSFFPVIEHVTDSLGNQMANPAYATMIVAKDPVRVGDTVEIRVSSIDPQGEPLLYKFRRVNVPLLGDWVDSNSMTITFAESDIGKACDINVMVKTRRSYHAYGEFDDYVAIRYVVLPATSS from the coding sequence ATGGATGCAGAACAGTCATTGAAAGATCTGGAAAACTCGCTTCGGGATTTCGCTGAGTTCATATTGCGCCGAAAATACGGCCACTCCTGGATTAGCAGTCTCAAGATTTCACCTGAAAGACTGAGGAGCTGGCAGGAGCGAAAGTCAGTTGAGGCAAAGAGATTGCCCGGTGAAGCACTTGAAGACCGGCTCCTCTACTATGCCGACTTCTATGACTTAAGGACCATAGTCACGAAGCACTGGGAGGATGGATTCTCCGAAGCGTTTCCTGAGAAGAGATGGGTCGAGGTACTACTAGCGGAAATGGAGAGGCTCCGGGACCCGAGCGCGCATAGCCGTGAACTAACGGACTACCAGAAGCATCTCGTCTGTGGGATTTCCGGCCTGATCAGAACAAGAATTATGAAGTTCCGTGGAGCCAGAGACGACATGCACAGCTTCTTCCCGGTCATTGAACACGTCACTGACAGCCTCGGCAATCAAATGGCAAATCCGGCGTATGCCACCATGATTGTCGCTAAGGATCCCGTGCGAGTCGGGGATACCGTAGAGATCAGAGTGAGCTCCATCGATCCACAAGGAGAGCCACTTCTCTATAAATTCCGCCGCGTGAATGTACCACTGCTTGGCGACTGGGTAGATTCGAACTCTATGACGATTACTTTCGCGGAATCCGACATTGGCAAAGCGTGCGACATCAATGTGATGGTCAAGACGCGTCGCAGCTATCACGCATACGGTGAGTTTGATGACTACGTGGCAATAAGGTACGTGGTCCTTCCAGCAACATCCTCTTGA
- a CDS encoding DUF6362 family protein translates to MSEPWTVERVTDRFHEAAVTARRLPPARVQGYAAFWPDINRQAWEGYADERVVLRFAASPGAIDRFGETVRWLQWLDEEQRRLIWLRAQYVPWREVCSRTGLIRKTAWRRWQHALNLVTVHLNGALPRIVSPATENMFSAGTAKRG, encoded by the coding sequence ATGAGCGAGCCCTGGACTGTTGAGCGTGTGACGGACCGTTTCCACGAGGCGGCTGTTACCGCGCGCCGACTGCCGCCGGCTCGGGTACAGGGCTATGCCGCGTTCTGGCCGGACATCAACCGCCAAGCCTGGGAGGGCTATGCGGACGAACGGGTCGTGTTGCGCTTTGCGGCGTCGCCCGGTGCGATCGATCGCTTTGGCGAAACCGTGCGCTGGCTGCAGTGGCTAGACGAAGAACAGCGCCGGCTGATCTGGTTGCGCGCGCAGTACGTTCCGTGGCGCGAGGTCTGTTCGCGTACCGGCCTGATCAGAAAGACCGCATGGCGTCGGTGGCAACATGCGCTCAACCTGGTCACCGTCCATCTCAACGGTGCGCTCCCGCGCATCGTTTCGCCTGCAACGGAGAACATGTTTTCGGCAGGCACGGCTAAACGCGGGTAA
- a CDS encoding phage/plasmid primase, P4 family, with protein sequence MSTWNDFNDAEAASAPTPPVSQRDAVRSELLLRLQGVLQDLYPKGKAHRGKFTIGDIHGAIGDSLEVALTGDKAGLWNDHATGEGGDVFDLVAQHFGLDARRDFPTVLNRAAQLLGRVSLSAPATRQRRRAEPAMDELGPATARWDYLDAEGELIACVYRYDPPEGKQYRPWDAKRRKHQAPTPRPLYNQPGLASAVEAILVEGEKSADALIERGLCATSAMNGANAPIEKTDWLPLAGKHVLIWPDKDRPGWEYAMQAAQAAFRAGADSVAVLHLPEDKPQGWDAADAAAEGFDIEGFIRAGERTFLSAGTDDSPPSVDFEGLDWTSDDGLGLAFSRRYAEDWRYCAEWGQWLSWTGSRWNPDRTLVVQHLVRGVCRAASALAERPSQRSKLASSSTVAGVERLARSDPRHSSSAQEWDSDVWALNTPIGTVDLRTGAMRRHARADRLTRMATAGMGRDSPLWRRFLADVTGGDAQMQTYLQRMAGYCLTGVTTEHALFFLYGTGANGKSVFVNTLTSILGDYATSAPMDTFMESRGERHPTELAGLRGARFVSAVETEEGRRWNESKLKAITGGDKIMARFMRQDFFEYIPQFKLVIAGNHKPTIRNVDEAMKRRLHLIPFTVTVPPARRDPELAQKLLGERDGILRWAVDGCLDWQQHGLEPPASVSDATQDYFEDEDAHGQWMAVAGALDPNAFALSSDLYGSWKVWAEENGEYVGSIKRLIAALAVRGLKPHRNSTGQRGLIGFRLLPRRTPRI encoded by the coding sequence TTGAGCACTTGGAACGACTTCAACGACGCTGAGGCCGCATCGGCGCCGACACCACCCGTATCGCAGCGCGACGCCGTGCGCAGCGAACTGCTGCTGCGCTTACAGGGTGTGCTGCAAGACCTGTATCCGAAAGGTAAGGCCCACCGCGGCAAGTTCACGATCGGCGACATCCACGGCGCAATCGGGGACAGCCTCGAAGTAGCGCTGACCGGCGACAAGGCCGGGCTGTGGAACGATCATGCCACCGGCGAAGGCGGGGACGTGTTCGACCTGGTGGCGCAGCATTTCGGCCTGGACGCTCGGCGTGACTTTCCTACCGTCCTGAACCGCGCCGCCCAACTTCTGGGGCGTGTCTCGCTGTCGGCGCCGGCAACGCGGCAACGCCGTCGCGCCGAACCGGCGATGGACGAGCTGGGGCCGGCGACCGCGCGCTGGGACTATCTCGACGCCGAGGGCGAGTTGATCGCCTGCGTTTACCGCTACGACCCGCCGGAGGGAAAGCAATATCGCCCGTGGGATGCCAAGCGCCGCAAGCACCAGGCGCCCACGCCGCGGCCGCTCTACAACCAGCCCGGACTTGCCTCCGCCGTCGAAGCCATCCTTGTAGAGGGCGAGAAGTCCGCCGACGCGCTAATCGAGCGCGGCCTCTGCGCAACGAGCGCGATGAACGGCGCCAACGCGCCGATCGAGAAAACCGATTGGCTGCCGCTGGCCGGCAAGCACGTCCTGATCTGGCCGGACAAGGATCGGCCAGGCTGGGAGTACGCCATGCAGGCGGCGCAAGCAGCGTTCCGAGCCGGCGCCGACTCGGTCGCCGTGCTGCATCTGCCGGAGGACAAACCGCAGGGCTGGGACGCCGCCGACGCCGCCGCAGAGGGGTTCGACATCGAGGGATTCATCCGCGCCGGCGAGCGAACCTTCCTGTCGGCGGGCACCGACGATTCACCGCCATCCGTCGACTTCGAAGGACTCGACTGGACGAGCGACGATGGACTGGGCTTGGCCTTCAGCCGCCGCTACGCCGAGGACTGGCGCTACTGCGCAGAGTGGGGTCAGTGGCTGAGCTGGACCGGTTCGCGATGGAACCCCGACCGCACGCTGGTCGTGCAGCACTTGGTGCGCGGCGTCTGCCGCGCAGCCTCCGCGCTGGCCGAGCGGCCGTCGCAGCGATCCAAGCTGGCCTCGTCCTCGACCGTGGCGGGCGTCGAGCGCCTGGCGCGCAGCGACCCGCGTCACTCGTCGTCGGCGCAGGAGTGGGATAGCGACGTGTGGGCGCTCAACACGCCCATCGGCACGGTGGATCTGCGCACCGGTGCGATGCGCCGGCACGCGCGCGCGGATCGACTGACCCGGATGGCGACGGCGGGCATGGGGCGCGACAGCCCGTTGTGGCGCCGCTTCCTCGCCGACGTCACCGGCGGCGATGCGCAGATGCAGACTTACCTGCAGCGGATGGCCGGCTATTGCCTGACCGGCGTTACGACCGAGCACGCGCTGTTCTTTCTGTACGGCACCGGCGCCAACGGCAAGTCCGTGTTCGTCAACACGCTGACTTCGATCCTCGGCGACTACGCCACGAGCGCGCCGATGGACACGTTCATGGAAAGTCGTGGCGAGCGCCATCCGACCGAACTGGCCGGACTGCGCGGCGCGCGCTTCGTGTCCGCCGTGGAGACGGAGGAGGGGCGACGCTGGAACGAATCCAAGCTGAAGGCCATCACCGGCGGCGACAAGATCATGGCGCGCTTCATGCGCCAAGACTTCTTCGAGTACATCCCGCAGTTCAAGCTCGTCATCGCCGGCAACCACAAACCGACCATCCGCAACGTGGACGAGGCGATGAAGCGTCGCCTGCACCTGATCCCGTTCACGGTGACCGTGCCGCCGGCACGCCGCGACCCCGAACTGGCGCAGAAGCTGTTGGGGGAGCGCGACGGCATCTTGCGATGGGCGGTCGACGGCTGCCTGGATTGGCAACAGCATGGCCTGGAACCGCCCGCGAGCGTCAGCGACGCCACGCAGGACTACTTCGAAGACGAGGACGCACACGGCCAGTGGATGGCCGTGGCAGGCGCCCTCGATCCAAACGCCTTCGCGCTCAGCAGCGATCTGTACGGAAGCTGGAAGGTTTGGGCGGAGGAGAACGGCGAATACGTCGGATCGATCAAGCGGCTGATCGCTGCGTTGGCCGTCCGTGGCCTCAAGCCGCATCGCAACTCTACGGGCCAACGCGGCCTGATCGGCTTTCGTCTGCTGCCGCGCAGGACGCCGCGCATCTGA
- a CDS encoding PD-(D/E)XK nuclease family protein, producing the protein MLDFNSHDVSEHLGSLIDVALERSAATEPARPYLGASSLGEECSRRLQFQFFDTPKDIGRHIPGRVLRVFKRGHRMEDWMAEWLRLAGFELRTHTEAGGQFGFKAADGRVAGHADGIIVAGPDSFRYPMLWENKAVGTKTFRDLQKKRLAASRPVYAAQVALYQAYLDLHEHPALFTAVCADDMSIYAERVVFDRGLAQRASDRAVEILRACDAGEALPRISTTPTHYTCRSCPWQDRCWSLSH; encoded by the coding sequence ATGCTCGATTTCAACTCCCACGACGTGTCCGAGCACCTGGGATCGCTGATCGACGTGGCGCTGGAGCGTAGCGCCGCCACGGAGCCAGCGCGTCCATACCTGGGCGCTTCCAGTTTGGGCGAGGAGTGTTCTCGCCGCCTGCAGTTCCAATTTTTCGACACGCCCAAGGACATTGGGCGGCATATCCCCGGTCGTGTTCTTCGCGTCTTCAAGCGCGGACACCGCATGGAAGACTGGATGGCCGAATGGTTGCGCCTGGCCGGCTTCGAACTGCGAACGCACACCGAAGCCGGGGGCCAGTTCGGATTCAAAGCCGCCGATGGGCGGGTAGCCGGTCACGCGGACGGCATCATCGTGGCCGGCCCCGACAGCTTCCGCTATCCCATGCTCTGGGAGAACAAGGCGGTCGGCACCAAGACGTTCCGCGACCTGCAAAAGAAACGGCTGGCCGCGAGCCGTCCGGTCTACGCTGCGCAGGTCGCGCTATACCAAGCGTATCTGGACCTGCACGAACACCCGGCGCTTTTCACCGCGGTCTGCGCCGACGACATGTCCATCTACGCAGAGCGCGTGGTCTTCGACCGGGGGCTGGCGCAGCGCGCGTCCGACCGCGCCGTCGAGATCTTGCGTGCCTGCGATGCCGGCGAGGCGCTCCCGCGCATCAGCACGACCCCCACCCACTACACCTGCCGATCCTGCCCCTGGCAGGACCGATGCTGGAGCCTGTCTCATTGA
- a CDS encoding DUF6511 domain-containing protein produces MTQPLSHQAQRACLQALASVADRVGFDVPLAQYTQAQATQVIEAVTCAYEASIRQRSNPRVSDDAPFDDPIPF; encoded by the coding sequence GTGACTCAGCCGTTATCCCACCAGGCACAGCGCGCCTGCCTGCAAGCGCTGGCGTCGGTTGCCGACCGCGTGGGGTTCGATGTCCCGCTGGCCCAGTACACGCAAGCGCAGGCAACCCAAGTGATCGAAGCGGTCACCTGCGCGTATGAAGCGTCGATACGCCAGCGCTCCAACCCGCGCGTCTCCGACGACGCTCCGTTCGACGACCCGATCCCCTTCTAG
- a CDS encoding ATP-binding protein, which produces MSLPIITADQRLSEARGVKGVLVGRWGLGKTYQLWTLDPATTLFVDIEAGDLAVKNWPGDSLRPRTWDDCRDLAVFLGGPNPALRDGQYFSQWHYDQACVKYGDPQVLDRYRTLFIDSITVAGRLCLQWCKGQPQAFSERTNKPDMRGAYGLLGQEMVAWLTHIQHARGRHVWFVGILDERTDDFNRRYYELQIDGSKTGLELPGIVDEVITLAEIPAAEGKPYRAFVCQTANPWGFPAKDRSGRLDVVEPPNLGQLMTKLGAPEAAAPSPSSTH; this is translated from the coding sequence ATGAGCTTGCCCATCATCACCGCGGATCAACGCCTCTCCGAGGCGCGCGGCGTCAAGGGCGTGCTGGTCGGGCGCTGGGGGCTGGGCAAGACGTACCAACTGTGGACGCTCGACCCGGCGACGACCTTGTTCGTGGACATCGAGGCCGGCGACCTGGCCGTCAAGAACTGGCCGGGCGACAGCTTGCGTCCGCGCACCTGGGATGACTGCCGCGACCTGGCGGTCTTCCTCGGCGGCCCGAACCCGGCTTTGCGTGACGGGCAATACTTCAGCCAATGGCATTACGACCAGGCGTGTGTGAAGTACGGCGATCCACAGGTGCTCGATCGCTACCGCACCTTGTTTATCGACTCGATCACCGTCGCGGGACGCCTGTGCCTGCAGTGGTGCAAAGGGCAGCCCCAAGCGTTCTCCGAGCGAACCAACAAGCCGGACATGCGCGGCGCCTACGGCCTGCTCGGTCAGGAGATGGTCGCTTGGCTGACGCACATCCAACATGCCCGCGGTCGCCATGTGTGGTTCGTCGGCATCCTCGATGAGCGTACCGACGACTTCAATCGCCGGTACTACGAACTTCAGATCGACGGCTCCAAGACCGGGCTGGAACTGCCCGGCATTGTCGATGAGGTGATCACGCTGGCTGAGATCCCGGCGGCCGAAGGCAAGCCCTATCGCGCGTTCGTCTGCCAAACCGCAAATCCCTGGGGCTTCCCCGCCAAAGACCGATCCGGTCGCCTGGACGTCGTTGAGCCGCCGAACCTGGGCCAGCTCATGACCAAGCTCGGCGCGCCCGAGGCTGCGGCGCCGAGCCCGTCGTCCACTCACTAG
- a CDS encoding helix-turn-helix domain-containing protein → MSSNNLTPEQLAERWDIKPDTLQRWRCEKVGPRFFKVERRIRYRLEDIVAYENRSLRPSPTNAVTAEVAA, encoded by the coding sequence GTGAGCAGCAACAACCTGACCCCTGAGCAGCTCGCCGAGCGCTGGGACATCAAGCCGGACACCCTGCAGCGGTGGCGCTGCGAGAAGGTCGGCCCGCGATTCTTCAAGGTGGAGCGGCGCATCCGCTACCGTCTGGAGGACATCGTAGCTTACGAGAATCGGTCGCTGCGACCGAGTCCGACGAACGCGGTCACCGCCGAGGTGGCAGCATGA
- a CDS encoding helix-turn-helix domain-containing protein produces the protein METKLRQDVTRIARHEARLMVAPLMKRIRSYKKELASLKATARATRSAPPKKPSAATAPPSRINQPAQVSGEEAQAWYSTQNLIELRAKFDLSAAGMADLVGVRPWSIYRWESGEKPSLTSMIKVASLRKVSRKRALRMLEELRSAEE, from the coding sequence ATGGAAACCAAGCTGAGGCAAGACGTCACCCGAATCGCTCGCCACGAAGCGCGCCTGATGGTTGCACCGCTGATGAAGCGGATCAGGTCGTACAAGAAGGAATTGGCTTCGCTTAAGGCAACAGCGCGGGCAACGCGCTCGGCACCGCCGAAGAAGCCGTCGGCAGCGACGGCCCCGCCTTCAAGGATCAACCAGCCGGCGCAGGTCAGCGGCGAAGAGGCGCAGGCCTGGTACTCCACCCAGAACCTGATCGAACTTCGCGCGAAATTCGACTTGTCCGCCGCCGGAATGGCCGACCTGGTCGGCGTCCGTCCGTGGTCGATCTATCGGTGGGAATCGGGCGAGAAGCCGAGCCTCACGTCGATGATCAAGGTCGCGTCCCTGCGCAAGGTCAGCCGCAAGCGCGCGTTGCGTATGCTGGAAGAACTGCGAAGCGCTGAAGAGTAA
- a CDS encoding YfbU family protein, with protein sequence MKLTNNERLVVAMLASIQRKLGIGEHDDEVDPDFVTSALYHGQEWALIERYAGLFQTEPTPPLIAAIRLHMQMWSALEESYEALPRAERAEVLEQVGASACPPRFPGYDGREEQRFLVATRYLIQYLKEYPNFADRSDFNSGRRMLPQYEAMSEIYREEVGQAAPGHMLSANQIVRLLKAQP encoded by the coding sequence ATGAAACTAACAAACAACGAACGGCTGGTCGTAGCGATGCTCGCCAGCATCCAGCGGAAGCTAGGTATTGGAGAGCATGACGACGAAGTCGATCCGGACTTTGTTACATCGGCCCTCTACCACGGTCAGGAGTGGGCGCTGATTGAGCGCTACGCAGGATTGTTCCAGACCGAACCCACACCGCCGCTCATCGCAGCTATCCGGCTGCACATGCAGATGTGGTCGGCGCTGGAAGAAAGCTATGAGGCCCTACCGCGCGCCGAGCGCGCCGAGGTCTTGGAACAAGTAGGCGCGAGCGCCTGCCCGCCGCGCTTCCCGGGGTATGACGGCCGAGAGGAGCAGCGTTTTTTAGTGGCCACAAGGTATCTTATTCAATACCTAAAGGAGTATCCGAACTTCGCGGACCGATCCGATTTCAATTCAGGACGCAGGATGCTGCCTCAGTATGAGGCGATGTCCGAGATCTATCGGGAAGAAGTCGGGCAGGCGGCGCCAGGCCACATGCTGTCGGCCAATCAGATCGTGCGCCTACTCAAGGCCCAGCCTTGA
- a CDS encoding DUF2924 domain-containing protein: MKKDMPAMPAATVARVVALRNMTMRELKAQWSELFENAPPVDQRRFLERRIAYRLQELAWSKHHAAELDANRARIDLLVDKGKLPPRVRNGKPMPGSVLIRHFGGQDHVVTVRADGDFDYRGQSFSSLSALAKHITGTPWSGPVFFGLRSASAKTNGGPR; encoded by the coding sequence ATGAAAAAAGACATGCCTGCAATGCCCGCGGCAACAGTCGCACGCGTCGTCGCACTTCGTAATATGACTATGCGCGAGCTGAAGGCGCAATGGTCAGAACTGTTCGAGAACGCGCCACCGGTCGACCAGCGTCGCTTCCTGGAGCGGCGCATCGCGTATCGACTTCAAGAGCTCGCCTGGTCGAAGCATCATGCGGCTGAGCTCGATGCAAACCGCGCACGGATCGACCTGCTGGTGGACAAGGGCAAGCTCCCTCCGCGCGTGCGCAATGGAAAGCCGATGCCCGGCTCGGTGCTGATCCGGCATTTCGGCGGACAGGACCATGTCGTAACGGTGAGGGCCGACGGCGATTTCGACTATCGCGGCCAGAGCTTCTCTAGCCTCTCGGCGCTCGCCAAGCACATCACCGGCACACCGTGGTCTGGACCGGTGTTCTTCGGCCTGCGCAGCGCCAGTGCCAAGACGAATGGAGGCCCGCGATGA
- a CDS encoding recombinase family protein yields the protein MSAPDISRRLRCAVYARKSTEEGLEREYNSIEAQRDAGQAFIASRRAEGWIPVADDYDDPGYSAATLVRPALERLLDDIRAGKIDIVVTYKVDRLSRSLRDFHRLWEHMTAYGVEFVAVTQQFNTTDAMGRLMLNILLSFAEFDRELDVERARDKMIASKKKGLWMHGVPPLGYDLQNRRLVVDPKEAPLVRWIFQQVAAGMPTAPLVAALRARGATSKVWTTRNGRQILGKPIDKSLVYKMLGNRTYLGELRHGAQWFTESHEAIIEPELWAEAQAAISTRPRALPSSDSSKIPFPLRGLVFAADGRAMTPWHTTKRNGRTYRYYVHTRALHESAKLLKLPRVPAGELEAAIIEQLRSVLRAPELISAILAQAAALDPDLDEPQIMIAMLRLHEIWEYLAGHEQEQMLQLLIERIVVHEDRAELRLRPLGLTSFVRELEQHEAVEVSA from the coding sequence ATGAGCGCCCCTGACATTTCGCGCCGTCTGCGTTGCGCCGTGTACGCGCGAAAATCAACGGAGGAGGGGCTGGAACGCGAGTACAACAGCATCGAAGCCCAGCGCGACGCCGGCCAAGCCTTTATCGCCAGCCGCCGCGCCGAGGGGTGGATTCCTGTCGCAGACGACTACGACGACCCAGGTTACTCGGCGGCTACGCTGGTGCGCCCTGCGTTGGAGCGCCTGCTGGACGACATCCGCGCCGGCAAAATCGACATCGTCGTCACCTACAAGGTTGATCGACTTTCCCGAAGCCTACGAGACTTTCATCGACTGTGGGAGCACATGACTGCATACGGGGTCGAGTTCGTCGCTGTGACCCAGCAGTTCAACACGACCGATGCGATGGGACGGTTGATGCTCAACATCCTTCTCTCGTTCGCCGAGTTCGACCGCGAACTGGACGTCGAGCGCGCTCGGGACAAGATGATCGCAAGCAAGAAGAAGGGGTTGTGGATGCACGGCGTTCCGCCGCTCGGCTACGACCTCCAGAACCGCCGGCTCGTGGTCGACCCGAAGGAGGCGCCGCTGGTGCGCTGGATCTTTCAGCAGGTCGCGGCGGGCATGCCAACGGCGCCGCTCGTTGCCGCGCTGCGCGCACGCGGCGCGACCTCCAAGGTCTGGACTACCCGGAACGGACGCCAGATCCTCGGCAAGCCTATCGATAAGTCCCTGGTCTACAAAATGCTCGGCAACCGCACTTACCTTGGGGAGCTTCGCCACGGCGCGCAGTGGTTCACCGAATCGCACGAAGCCATAATCGAGCCGGAACTTTGGGCCGAGGCGCAGGCGGCTATCTCTACCCGGCCGCGCGCCCTGCCGTCGTCGGACAGTTCGAAGATTCCCTTCCCCTTGCGCGGGCTGGTCTTCGCGGCGGATGGCCGCGCCATGACGCCGTGGCATACCACCAAGCGCAATGGTCGAACCTACCGATATTACGTCCACACCCGCGCGCTGCACGAAAGCGCCAAGCTACTAAAGCTTCCGCGCGTCCCCGCCGGAGAATTGGAGGCTGCCATCATCGAGCAGCTGCGCAGCGTGCTTCGGGCCCCGGAGTTGATTTCGGCGATTTTGGCGCAGGCAGCTGCACTTGACCCCGACCTGGACGAGCCGCAGATCATGATCGCCATGCTACGCCTGCATGAGATCTGGGAGTACCTCGCCGGGCACGAGCAAGAACAGATGCTCCAACTGCTGATTGAGCGAATCGTCGTCCACGAAGATCGCGCCGAGTTGCGGCTGCGCCCACTGGGCCTGACCAGCTTTGTCCGCGAACTGGAGCAACACGAAGCCGTCGAGGTATCCGCATGA
- a CDS encoding LacI family transcriptional regulator: protein MSKFKVEIATGSDGSISFDVPLRITKRGYRKLVQLTGPEAAERPWDARPTALQRALGRAERWRRMLESGEAMSINDLAAKERTDFSYVARLLNLTTLAPQLVAAILDDTLPSGTTVNDLAINPPLLWSGQIEQLQRKRGPLRR, encoded by the coding sequence ATGAGCAAATTCAAGGTCGAGATAGCCACAGGCAGCGATGGCTCTATCAGCTTTGATGTTCCGCTGCGGATCACAAAGCGCGGCTACCGCAAGCTCGTCCAGCTCACCGGGCCGGAGGCCGCCGAGCGGCCTTGGGACGCCCGGCCGACCGCGCTGCAGCGTGCGCTGGGCCGTGCGGAGCGCTGGCGCCGGATGCTGGAATCCGGCGAGGCCATGTCCATCAACGATCTGGCTGCGAAGGAGAGAACGGACTTCAGCTACGTCGCTCGCCTGCTCAATCTAACGACATTGGCGCCGCAGCTGGTAGCAGCGATCTTGGACGACACCCTTCCCAGTGGCACGACCGTCAATGACCTGGCGATCAACCCGCCTCTGCTATGGTCCGGGCAGATCGAGCAACTGCAGCGCAAGCGCGGTCCGTTACGCAGGTAG